One region of Campylobacter showae CSUNSWCD genomic DNA includes:
- a CDS encoding DUF488 domain-containing protein, with the protein MFQAFRIYDFIKSDENSDFYGVFVDRLYPRGVKKEIFCSFLWLKSVTPSNELRSWFHEDKEARFEEFKVKFKTELADKEATAGLNELKTLEKKHGKIALLTATKDINLSHIAVLLELLESKI; encoded by the coding sequence ATGTTTCAGGCTTTCAGAATTTACGATTTTATAAAAAGCGATGAAAATAGCGATTTTTACGGCGTATTCGTCGATAGACTCTATCCTCGCGGAGTGAAAAAGGAGATATTTTGCTCGTTTTTATGGCTAAAATCCGTTACTCCGTCAAACGAGCTTAGGTCTTGGTTTCATGAGGACAAAGAGGCTAGATTTGAGGAATTTAAAGTTAAATTTAAGACCGAGCTAGCCGATAAAGAGGCGACGGCAGGGCTGAACGAGCTAAAAACTCTAGAAAAAAAGCACGGCAAAATCGCTCTATTAACCGCGACTAAAGATATAAATTTAAGCCACATTGCGGTACTTTTAGAGTTGCTTGAAAGCAAAATTTGA
- the mnmA gene encoding tRNA 2-thiouridine(34) synthase MnmA, giving the protein MKILIAMSGGVDSTMSAKMLLEAGHEVVGCYMKLHKKPGYHEQNIDKVARACEYLGISYHVLDLQDEFDRYVYTPFVGAYKEGRTPNPCALCNRFIKFGELLKFAKSIGCEKLATGHYIRVQEGMIRVAADPSKDQSYFVAQVPKEIIADMLFPLGDKFKKDIKELAKSLPSFREYGEQAESSEICFVEDTYIEVLNKHYETDLPGDVVDSAGKVIGRHNGYMHYTIGKRRGFEVFGAHEPHFVLSIDAQNNRIVVGPKEELERGKIAVNSLNLFVDESEFDCDVKVRYRSIGLNAHVKVLEGGTAEIELKQSAFGVASGQLAVFYRGELVIGSGFIL; this is encoded by the coding sequence ATGAAAATACTAATAGCCATGAGCGGCGGCGTCGACTCCACCATGAGCGCCAAAATGTTGCTAGAAGCGGGTCACGAGGTCGTGGGCTGCTATATGAAACTACACAAAAAGCCCGGCTACCACGAGCAAAACATCGACAAAGTCGCCCGCGCGTGCGAGTATTTGGGCATAAGCTATCATGTGCTCGATCTGCAAGACGAGTTTGATAGATACGTCTATACGCCATTTGTTGGTGCTTACAAAGAGGGGCGCACGCCAAATCCATGCGCGCTTTGCAACCGCTTTATCAAATTTGGCGAACTGTTAAAATTTGCCAAAAGTATCGGCTGCGAAAAGCTCGCCACCGGCCACTATATCCGCGTGCAAGAGGGCATGATCAGAGTCGCCGCCGATCCTAGCAAGGATCAGAGCTACTTCGTCGCGCAGGTGCCAAAAGAGATCATAGCCGATATGCTTTTCCCGCTCGGGGACAAATTTAAAAAAGATATAAAAGAGCTGGCAAAATCTTTGCCTAGCTTTCGCGAATACGGCGAGCAGGCCGAGAGCAGCGAGATTTGCTTCGTCGAGGATACCTATATCGAGGTGCTAAACAAGCACTACGAGACCGACCTGCCCGGCGACGTGGTCGATAGTGCCGGCAAGGTGATCGGACGACACAACGGCTACATGCACTACACGATCGGCAAGAGGCGCGGATTTGAGGTGTTTGGGGCGCACGAGCCGCATTTCGTGCTCTCTATTGACGCGCAAAATAACCGCATCGTCGTCGGGCCTAAAGAGGAGCTTGAGCGCGGTAAAATCGCGGTAAATAGCCTAAATTTGTTCGTGGACGAGAGCGAGTTTGACTGCGACGTCAAGGTGCGCTATCGCAGCATCGGGCTAAACGCGCACGTAAAGGTGCTAGAGGGCGGCACTGCCGAGATCGAGCTAAAGCAGAGCGCGTTTGGCGTGGCTAGCGGGCAGCTCGCGGTATTTTACAGAGGCGAGCTAGTTATAGGTAGCGGATTTATCCTGTAA
- a CDS encoding YqhA family protein, which translates to MRKTFEKILLFSNNFTLLPVVFGLLGAIVLFVIASYDVGKAFVAVYHYFFGDFHPENFHSDVVGDIVGAIDLYLMALVLYIFSFGIYELFISEIEELKQSKQSKVLEVHSLDELKDKLGKVIIMVLIVNFFQRVLHANFTTPLEMTYLAASILALCLGLYFLHKGEH; encoded by the coding sequence ATGCGTAAAACTTTTGAAAAAATCCTGCTCTTTAGCAACAACTTCACGCTCCTGCCCGTGGTCTTTGGCTTGCTTGGCGCTATCGTACTTTTCGTCATCGCCAGCTACGACGTAGGCAAGGCTTTCGTCGCCGTTTATCACTACTTTTTCGGCGATTTTCACCCCGAGAACTTCCACTCAGACGTCGTCGGCGACATCGTGGGCGCGATCGACCTCTACCTCATGGCGCTCGTGCTTTACATCTTTAGCTTCGGCATTTATGAGCTGTTTATCTCCGAGATCGAGGAGCTCAAGCAGTCCAAACAGAGCAAAGTCCTCGAGGTACACTCGCTCGACGAGCTCAAAGATAAACTAGGCAAAGTCATCATCATGGTGCTTATCGTTAACTTTTTCCAGCGCGTTTTGCACGCAAATTTCACCACTCCGCTTGAGATGACCTACCTTGCGGCCTCGATTTTGGCGCTTTGCTTGGGACTTTATTTCCTACACAAAGGCGAGCACTGA
- a CDS encoding DUF748 domain-containing protein yields MQKSKKIALIILGSLAGLLLIYTLVGFFGVPYALKNTLPAKLKDMNASLSVAEAKFNPFTFELNVTRPELNTTAPLFSAEQIDVKLKPFSLFNKLAEVDILRLESPSVNIARDKNGTLNLAAFLGESNATSTENNETSSINFALNSTKIIGGSFAYSDESLKQPFSAKFEGINYEISGINTEQNSAGKHVFDANSTLAQKLDWQGGIDLAPLRVYGELSLKDFNVRPVALSFIDTQDLRINSALINAKMSYELSEDGGVIKAGLKNAALNLKSFEAQLDGQNLSLEELDLPAIKISADVSEKRSFAADISEIKFKNTSFKGEAQANLNSLNLSGIALKADINEKGDINASAALKALGVSGINLTEKSVGEIKLKDANASELDAKIKGQNIAASLKNLTLNVASAPVGKNSAASLEKLIVNAPKFTLENNASAASIGEVKVQKIALKTKNKELATIAEIGVKDADFDLAKTALRIESININKPKFATDIKENGELSAISELGLNSEKTAAKTKAKSKTENAKKSTKSQKTAEKNAAKKSQKTEQKSAKNMENGFKFSVKTFSVTGADIGVTHIFEGQKIAHKFDGLNVNLQNISENLAAPVSAKIDMKSSQKLNLAIKGKITPKPLNIEADVKLSDANLPRYFVYAKNYLDASLKSGELNAELNVKYAADASVSGKANIANIELADGSGDKVFAFKNLKLSKISFAKNFLNLERVTLSAPFLKAHLNKERELNLSSLVKKSESEKAQKADAKQAAPKNEKPVEAAKPQKKEGEFDFAIKNILVENGDVDFSDASLFMPFATKITKLEGVLMDIDSTRPTMGTFEGVVGKSGFSKIGLKLLPYDPKKSTEVKFSFKDIDLVDVTPYSGQFLGYKIEKGKLNLTLNYDVKDSKLNGSNVVNLDTLTLGEKVESKDAVNLPLSLAISILSDQNNQINIDLPVTGDLNDPDFKYGGIVWEAVKKLFADITLAPFRFLGNMLGLSSKDLNTIDFMPANAELIVSEQAKIADFIKLTTAKPKMKLSITPAYSDVDVTALKNAILNEKISQTMNQTGKDYAGALASLAPKEKSSDEKALREAALKGIEVKKEQLLELANARAQAIKAALVQAGLTEDRMIVKKPEKTDVKQGEYSSVMMGVAD; encoded by the coding sequence ATGCAAAAAAGTAAAAAAATCGCTCTTATTATCCTGGGTTCACTTGCGGGCTTGCTACTCATCTACACGCTTGTCGGCTTTTTTGGCGTACCTTACGCGCTCAAAAATACGCTGCCCGCAAAGCTAAAAGACATGAACGCTAGCCTTAGCGTGGCGGAGGCTAAATTTAACCCCTTTACCTTCGAGCTAAACGTCACTCGCCCCGAGCTAAACACGACCGCGCCGCTTTTTAGCGCGGAGCAAATCGACGTCAAGCTTAAGCCTTTTTCGTTATTTAACAAGCTAGCAGAAGTCGATATATTGCGCCTTGAAAGCCCTAGCGTAAATATCGCTAGAGATAAAAACGGCACGCTAAATTTAGCCGCATTTTTAGGCGAGTCAAACGCTACTAGCACCGAGAACAACGAAACTAGCAGCATAAATTTCGCTCTAAACAGCACAAAGATAATCGGCGGCTCGTTTGCCTACTCGGACGAGAGTTTAAAACAGCCGTTTAGCGCCAAATTTGAAGGCATAAACTACGAAATCTCAGGCATAAATACCGAGCAAAATAGCGCGGGCAAGCATGTTTTTGATGCAAACTCCACGCTAGCGCAAAAGCTAGACTGGCAGGGTGGCATCGACCTCGCGCCGCTTCGAGTTTACGGTGAGCTTAGCCTAAAGGACTTTAACGTCCGTCCCGTCGCTCTTAGCTTCATCGACACGCAAGATCTACGCATAAACAGCGCGCTTATAAACGCTAAAATGAGCTACGAACTAAGCGAGGACGGCGGCGTTATCAAGGCTGGTTTAAAAAACGCAGCTTTAAATTTAAAGTCGTTTGAAGCGCAGCTAGACGGGCAAAATTTGAGCCTAGAGGAGCTTGATCTGCCCGCCATCAAGATAAGCGCCGACGTTAGTGAAAAAAGGAGCTTTGCGGCCGATATTAGTGAGATAAAATTTAAAAATACGAGCTTTAAAGGCGAGGCGCAGGCAAATTTAAACAGTCTAAATTTAAGCGGCATCGCACTCAAGGCCGATATAAACGAAAAGGGCGATATAAACGCCTCCGCAGCGCTCAAAGCCCTGGGCGTTAGCGGGATAAATTTAACCGAAAAAAGCGTCGGCGAGATAAAGCTAAAAGACGCGAACGCAAGCGAGCTGGATGCTAAAATAAAAGGGCAAAATATCGCTGCTAGCCTAAAAAATTTGACGCTTAACGTCGCCTCCGCTCCCGTAGGTAAAAACAGCGCGGCAAGCCTAGAAAAACTCATCGTAAACGCGCCTAAATTTACGCTAGAAAATAACGCCAGTGCCGCTTCTATCGGCGAAGTAAAAGTGCAAAAAATCGCGCTAAAAACAAAAAACAAAGAGCTTGCTACCATCGCTGAAATCGGCGTGAAGGACGCGGATTTTGATCTAGCCAAAACCGCGCTTCGCATCGAAAGCATCAACATAAATAAGCCTAAATTTGCAACCGATATAAAAGAAAACGGCGAACTTAGCGCTATTAGCGAGCTTGGTTTAAACAGCGAAAAAACAGCCGCCAAAACAAAAGCAAAAAGCAAAACCGAAAACGCGAAAAAATCTACAAAATCTCAAAAAACGGCAGAAAAAAACGCCGCGAAAAAGAGCCAAAAAACCGAGCAAAAAAGCGCGAAAAATATGGAAAACGGTTTTAAATTTAGCGTCAAAACCTTCTCTGTTACGGGTGCTGATATCGGCGTAACGCACATTTTCGAAGGTCAAAAGATAGCGCATAAATTTGACGGGCTAAATGTAAATTTGCAAAATATCAGCGAAAATTTAGCTGCGCCAGTGAGTGCCAAAATCGACATGAAAAGCTCGCAAAAGCTAAATTTGGCTATTAAGGGTAAAATCACGCCAAAGCCTCTAAATATCGAAGCGGACGTGAAGCTAAGCGATGCAAATTTGCCTCGCTACTTCGTCTACGCTAAAAACTACCTGGACGCGAGTCTAAAAAGCGGTGAGCTAAATGCCGAGCTAAATGTAAAATACGCCGCGGACGCCTCCGTAAGCGGTAAGGCAAACATCGCAAACATCGAGCTTGCGGACGGCTCTGGCGACAAGGTGTTCGCTTTTAAAAATCTCAAACTTTCTAAAATTTCGTTTGCGAAAAATTTCTTAAATTTAGAGCGCGTTACCCTGAGCGCACCGTTTTTAAAGGCGCATTTAAATAAAGAACGCGAGCTAAATCTAAGCAGTCTAGTGAAAAAGAGCGAGAGCGAAAAGGCGCAAAAAGCGGACGCAAAACAAGCCGCCCCTAAAAACGAAAAGCCTGTCGAAGCCGCAAAACCTCAGAAAAAAGAGGGCGAGTTTGACTTCGCCATCAAAAATATCCTCGTAGAAAACGGCGACGTAGACTTCTCCGACGCGTCGCTATTTATGCCGTTTGCGACCAAGATAACCAAGCTAGAAGGCGTGCTGATGGATATCGACAGCACTCGCCCGACGATGGGTACGTTTGAGGGCGTGGTCGGCAAGAGCGGCTTTAGCAAGATCGGGCTCAAGCTACTGCCGTATGATCCGAAAAAGAGCACGGAAGTCAAATTTAGCTTTAAAGATATCGATCTAGTCGACGTCACGCCTTATAGTGGACAGTTTTTAGGCTACAAGATAGAAAAAGGCAAGCTAAATTTGACCCTAAACTACGATGTTAAGGACTCTAAGCTAAACGGTAGCAACGTGGTAAATCTAGATACTCTCACGCTTGGCGAAAAGGTCGAGTCAAAAGACGCGGTAAACCTGCCCCTATCGCTTGCTATCTCGATCCTGAGCGATCAAAACAATCAGATAAACATCGACCTGCCGGTGACGGGCGACCTAAACGACCCGGACTTTAAATACGGCGGCATCGTCTGGGAAGCTGTAAAGAAGCTGTTTGCAGACATCACGCTAGCTCCGTTTAGATTTTTGGGTAATATGCTCGGACTAAGTAGCAAGGATCTAAACACTATCGACTTTATGCCTGCAAATGCCGAGCTCATCGTATCTGAACAGGCTAAGATAGCCGACTTTATCAAGCTAACCACGGCAAAGCCTAAGATGAAACTAAGTATCACGCCCGCCTACTCGGATGTGGACGTAACGGCTCTAAAAAATGCGATACTAAACGAAAAAATAAGCCAAACGATGAATCAAACCGGTAAAGACTACGCAGGAGCGCTCGCGTCGCTGGCTCCTAAAGAAAAAAGCAGCGACGAAAAGGCGCTGAGAGAAGCTGCGCTAAAAGGCATCGAGGTGAAAAAAGAGCAGCTGCTGGAACTTGCTAACGCAAGAGCTCAGGCTATCAAGGCGGCCCTAGTGCAGGCGGGACTGACAGAGGATAGGATGATCGTTAAAAAGCCTGAAAAAACGGACGTCAAGCAGGGCGAATACTCAAGCGTGATGATGGGCGTGGCGGATTAA
- a CDS encoding ribose-phosphate pyrophosphokinase: MRGYKIFSGTANPAFSKKISHYLSLPLSEATVKRFSDGEISVQIGESVRGKDIFIIQPTCAPANVNLMELLILTDALKRSSASSITAVVPYFGYARQDRKAAPRVPITAKLVANMMQTAGIDRVVTIDLHAGQIQGFFDIPVDNLYGSIIFNDHIKNKNLKNPIIASPDIGGVARARSVAKALNLDIVIVDKRREKANESEVMNVIGDVAGKDVILVDDMIDTGGTIVKAAKVFKERGATSVMACCTHAVLSGKAYENLADSALDELVVTDTIPLREENEKIKVLSVAPIFGEVIRRVYHNESVNSLFD, from the coding sequence ATGAGAGGTTACAAAATCTTTTCAGGCACCGCAAATCCGGCGTTTTCAAAGAAAATTTCGCACTATTTATCGCTTCCGCTTAGCGAAGCTACCGTAAAACGATTTAGCGACGGCGAGATCAGCGTGCAGATCGGCGAGAGCGTGCGCGGTAAGGATATTTTTATCATCCAGCCTACCTGCGCGCCCGCAAACGTAAATTTGATGGAGCTTTTGATCCTAACCGACGCGCTTAAGCGTAGCTCGGCTAGCTCGATAACGGCGGTGGTGCCGTATTTCGGCTATGCGCGCCAAGACCGCAAGGCTGCTCCTCGCGTGCCTATCACGGCAAAACTCGTGGCAAATATGATGCAAACGGCGGGTATCGACCGCGTCGTCACGATCGACCTTCACGCAGGCCAAATTCAGGGCTTTTTCGACATCCCGGTCGATAACCTCTACGGCTCGATCATCTTTAACGATCACATCAAAAACAAAAATCTCAAAAATCCTATCATCGCTAGTCCCGATATCGGCGGCGTCGCGCGCGCTAGAAGCGTCGCAAAAGCCCTAAATCTGGATATCGTCATCGTCGATAAACGCCGCGAAAAGGCCAACGAGAGCGAAGTAATGAACGTGATCGGCGACGTGGCGGGCAAGGACGTGATCTTGGTCGATGATATGATCGACACGGGCGGCACGATAGTAAAGGCGGCTAAAGTCTTTAAAGAGCGCGGCGCGACCTCGGTCATGGCGTGCTGCACGCATGCGGTGCTCTCGGGAAAAGCCTACGAAAACCTCGCAGATAGCGCGCTAGACGAGCTAGTAGTGACCGACACGATACCGCTTCGCGAAGAAAACGAAAAGATAAAAGTGCTCAGCGTTGCGCCGATTTTCGGCGAAGTGATCAGGCGCGTGTATCACAACGAAAGCGTAAATTCGCTATTTGACTGA